The Hyphomonas sediminis genome contains the following window.
GCCGGAAGACGGCGTCGGGATCTGACAGCAGCGTGTAGGCGACGTGTGCTTTCAGGGCCTCAGTGACAGTTGCCGGCTCTCCCGCCAGCGCCTTGGGATCGATCGCCTCCCCAAAGGTCATCTGGAACTTCGAGCCGCGCTTGTTCAGCAGCTCATTGAAGAGGGTAATGTCGCGCAGCTCGTTGGAGAGGTCGCAGAAGAGATAGTAGAGGGCCGAATTGCGGGCATCGAGGTTCAGAGGGATGACCGGAGCGGCCTGTTTGCGGGCAAGGCCGGCGACCGTGGGGAACCAGTCCTTCTCGATCATCCGCCCATCCTGCTTCAGAGCGAGGCGGCCGGAGGGAAAAATGACGACGCATTTTTCTTCCGCGAAGGCGGCTGCGGCGCGTTTCAGGGTTTCGCGCGTCTTGGCGGGGGAGCGCTTTTCCTGCACCCATTCGACCGGGATGATCACATCCTCAAAGCGCGGGTTGACCCGGATCGCGTCCGCATTGGCGAAAAACACGATGTCGTCGCGCTTTTTCTTGAGCACATCCCAGACCGCAACGCCGTCAGCCAGGCCCGTCGGGTGATTCGCAGCGACGATGCAGCGGCCCTTCTCCGGAAGGC
Protein-coding sequences here:
- a CDS encoding GNAT family N-acetyltransferase gives rise to the protein MTDDSAAKPVATTGMAAFLPETERDDAHIVDVLIEERCPRLRASPAWPLARPLLYSILGYGKARKMADELIQLSGRESFDRLSRQLAFDISINRLDRLPEKGRCIVAANHPTGLADGVAVWDVLKKKRDDIVFFANADAIRVNPRFEDVIIPVEWVQEKRSPAKTRETLKRAAAAFAEEKCVVIFPSGRLALKQDGRMIEKDWFPTVAGLARKQAAPVIPLNLDARNSALYYLFCDLSNELRDITLFNELLNKRGSKFQMTFGEAIDPKALAGEPATVTEALKAHVAYTLLSDPDAVFRPV